The genomic stretch CCGGGCCGATGGCGAGGAAGACCGGTTGCGCGGTATCGACCTGGAGCGTGCCGAAGGAGACTTCGCCGAACGGGTCCAGGATCAGGCGCAGGCCGCCCTCGGGCAGCGCGGACAACGTCGAGGACAGCGACACGGGCGCCGTGACGTCGGGCACGAACGCGCGCCCGCTCTGCTCGCAGGCCGACGACACGACGCTGCGCCAGTGCGCCAGCCGCTTCTCCGTGCGCGCTTCGTCGAGCTTCACCTCGCTGCGCTGCGACCAGAGCGGATGGAACGCGTGCGCGCCGAGTTCAGTGGCCTTCTGCAGGATCAGGTCCATCTTCTCGCCGCGCGCGACGCCCTGAAGCAGGACCAGCCGCAGCGGCGATTCGCGCGATACCGCGCCGGCCGAGTCGATCGCCACACGCAATTCGCGCTTGGTCGAGGCGACGATGCGCGCCGCGTAATCGTGGCCGTCGCCGTTGAACAGCACGCAGGCGTCGCCCACGCCCAGGCGCAGCACGCGCACCAGGTGCGCGGCGGCGCTTTCGGGCAGCGCGACTTCGCGGCCGACGGCCAGCGGTTCGTCGACGTGGACGCGGGTCAGGCGCATGCGGCTTCCTCGATGGCGTGGTCGATCGCCGCGCGCGTGGTGTCGGCGAGCAGTTGCAGGGCGTCGTCGTCGACGCAGTACGGCGGCATCCAGTACAGCACGTCGCCGAGCGGGCGCAGCAGCACGCCCCGACGCAAAGCTTCGCGGTACGCGCGAAGGCCGATGCGCGCCGATGCATCGAACGGCGTGCGCTTGTCGCCGTGCCTGGTGAGTTCGAACGCGACGATCATGCCGGCCTGTCGCACATCGGCGACGTGCGGGTGATCGACGAAATCCTTGGCGAGCCGGGCCATTCGCGCCGACGTGGCGCGATTGCGCGCGAGAACGTCGTCCTGCGCGAAGATCGCCATCGACGCCAGCGCCGCCGCGCACGCGAGCGGATTGCCGGTGTAGCTGTGCGAATGCAGGAACGCCTTCTCGCGCGAGTCGTCGAGGAAGCCGTCGTAGATGGTCTGCGTCGCCAGCACCGCCGCCAGCGGCAACGCGCCGCCGGTGAGTCCCTTCGACAGGCAAAGCAGGTCGGGTTGCGCGGCCGATTGCTCGGAGGCGAACAGCGTGCCGGTGCGGCCGAAACCGACGGCGATCTCGTCGCAGACCAGGAACACGCCGTGCGCGTCGCACAGTTCGCGTGCGCGCTTCAGGTAGACCGGATCGTGCATGCGCATGCCGCCGGCGCACTGCACGCGCGGTTCGAGGATCAGCGCGCAGACTTCGCCCGCATGGCGTTCGAGCAACGCGGCGAGCGCGTCCGCGGCGCGATGCGCTCGCTGCGCCGGCGTTTCGCCGTCCTCGCACAGGTAGGCATCGGGCGAGGGCGCGAACATGGCTTCGGTCAGCAGCGGAGCGTATACGCGCCGGTACAGCGGGATGTCGCCGACGGCGAGCGCGCCCAGCGTTTCGCCGTGGTACCCGTTGTCGAGCGCGATGAACTTCGTGCGGCCCTCGATCCCGCGATTGCGAAACCAGTGGAACGCCATCTTCAGCGCGACCTCGACGCCGGCCGAGCCGTTGTCGGCGTAGAACACCTTCGCCAGCGGTTCGCGGCCG from Lysobacter auxotrophicus encodes the following:
- a CDS encoding 16S rRNA (uracil(1498)-N(3))-methyltransferase yields the protein MRLTRVHVDEPLAVGREVALPESAAAHLVRVLRLGVGDACVLFNGDGHDYAARIVASTKRELRVAIDSAGAVSRESPLRLVLLQGVARGEKMDLILQKATELGAHAFHPLWSQRSEVKLDEARTEKRLAHWRSVVSSACEQSGRAFVPDVTAPVSLSSTLSALPEGGLRLILDPFGEVSFGTLQVDTAQPVFLAIGPEGGWSDLDRTQLRAAGFHGLKLGPRILRTETAGLAAIAALQAKFGDFA
- the bioA gene encoding adenosylmethionine--8-amino-7-oxononanoate transaminase is translated as MREHLDPAGTLPLLPVERGEGAWLIGRDGRRYLDAISSWWTNLFGHAEPRIAAAIAKQATTLEHVILAGVSHAPAVELAETLLSIAPRETGREPLAKVFYADNGSAGVEVALKMAFHWFRNRGIEGRTKFIALDNGYHGETLGALAVGDIPLYRRVYAPLLTEAMFAPSPDAYLCEDGETPAQRAHRAADALAALLERHAGEVCALILEPRVQCAGGMRMHDPVYLKRARELCDAHGVFLVCDEIAVGFGRTGTLFASEQSAAQPDLLCLSKGLTGGALPLAAVLATQTIYDGFLDDSREKAFLHSHSYTGNPLACAAALASMAIFAQDDVLARNRATSARMARLAKDFVDHPHVADVRQAGMIVAFELTRHGDKRTPFDASARIGLRAYREALRRGVLLRPLGDVLYWMPPYCVDDDALQLLADTTRAAIDHAIEEAACA